In Rutidosis leptorrhynchoides isolate AG116_Rl617_1_P2 chromosome 2, CSIRO_AGI_Rlap_v1, whole genome shotgun sequence, one genomic interval encodes:
- the LOC139890827 gene encoding uncharacterized protein, translating into MANRILMISVIAFVCFIVLMFVTPAIPQDQQYHDFADQRRFLGIPNALNVISNVPFLIVGVIGLILCYYKNFFKLSLQGELCGWTFFYIGVAAVGFGSSYYHLEPNDATLVWDRLPMTIAFTSIVAIFIIERIDQRKGTYSIIPLLLVGVVSILYWRFFDDLRPYALVQFIPLIAIPLMAIMLPPMYTHSTYWLWAAGFYLLAKVEEAADDTIYKWTHHVVSGHTLKHLCAAMVPVFLTLMLAKRDIVTDRVSLLQIWKISLTNYRQNGVETENQTITYTSVPIEEPRE; encoded by the exons ATGGCTAATCGAATTTTAATGATATCGGTAATAGCATTTGTATGCTTTATAGTATTGATGTTTGTTACTCCTGCAATTCCTCAAGATCAACAGTATCATGATTTTGCCGATCAACGTCGATTTTTAG GTATACCTAATGCTCTGAATGTCATTTCAAATGTGCCTTTCTTGATTGTTGGTGTCATAGGGCTCATACTCTGCTATTATAAAAACTTCTTTAAGTTGAG TCTGCAAGGGGAGCTTTGTGGTTGGACTTTTTTCTACATTGGTGTGGCTGCTGTTGGTTTTGGATCTTCTTATTATCATCTCGAGCCGAATGATGCTACCCTTGTTTGGGATCGTCTACCT ATGACCATTGCGTTCACTTCTATTGTTGCAATATTTATTATTGAAAGAATTGACCAGCGAAAGGGAACATACTCCATCATTCCATTGCTTTTGGTTGGTGTCGTAAGCATATTGTACTGGAG GTTTTTTGATGATCTCCGACCGTATGCCTTAGTTCAGTTTATACCTTTAATTGCCATTCCTTTGATGGCCATCATGCTGCCTCCAATGTACACACATTCTACATATTGGCTATGGGCTGCAG GTTTTTATCTTCTGGCGAAGGTTGAAGAAGCTGCAGATGATACAATATACAAATGGACTCATCATGTAGTTAGCGGACACACTCTCAAGCACCTGTGTGCTGCAATGGTCCCTGTATTTTTGACACTTATGCTTGCAAAGAGGGATATTGTAACCGATAG GGTAAGCTTGCTGCAAATATGGAAAATATCATTGACCAACTACAGACAAAATGGTGTGGAGACTGAGAATCAAACGATCACCTACACAAGTGTTCCTATCGAGGAGCCTCGTGAATGA